In Carya illinoinensis cultivar Pawnee chromosome 10, C.illinoinensisPawnee_v1, whole genome shotgun sequence, one DNA window encodes the following:
- the LOC122279817 gene encoding protein IQ-DOMAIN 2-like, whose amino-acid sequence MARKGNWFSSVKKALSPESKEKTDQKSSKAKKKWFGKQKQLDSNSASSGIATVPPLAQPEEVKLTNGDNEQGQHAYSVAVATAEAAVAAAQAAAEVVRLATVTQFGGKLREEVAVIRIQTAFRGYMARRALRALRGLVRLKSMVEGPVVKRQAAKTLRCMQTLARVQSQIRSRRIRMSEENQALQKQLLHKRANELESLQIGEEWDDSLQSKERIEANLLSKYEAAMRRERALAYAFSHQKVWKNGSRSVNPMFMDPTNPTWGWSWLERWMAARPWESRSTKEKELYYDHSSVKSASHSIVGGEICKSFACYQLNYDNHSPTASQKTGHHSFQSPSTPRPASSKVAKKVKPASPGGGGGYAPDDDSKSMVSLQSGQFRRHSIAGSSVRDDESLASSLAVPSYMVPTKSARAKTRLQSPLVAEKNGTPEKGSFGPAKKRLSFPPSPARPRRHSGPPKIDVSLNVENNMSNEVGS is encoded by the exons ATGGCAAGGAAGGGAAATTGGTTTTCTAGTGTAAAGAAAGCTCTTAGCCCAGAGTCCAAGGAGAAGACTGACCAG AAATCTAGTAAAGCGAAAAAGAAATGGTTCGGGAAGCAAAAGCAATTGGATTCAAATTCTGCCTCTTCAGGGATTGCCACAGTGCCACCTCTTGCTCAGCCCGAAGAGGTGAAATTAACAAATGGAGATAATGAGCAGGGGCAGCATGCTTACTCTGTTGCAGTCGCCACTGCTGAGGCTGCTGTTGCTGCTGCTCAAGCAGCTGCTGAAGTAGTTCGACTCGCTACAGTTACTCAGTTTGGAGGAAAACTGAGGGAGGAAGTGGCAGTAATCAGGATTCAAACAGCATTTCGAGGATACATG GCAAGAAGGGCATTGCGGGCTTTAAGGGGGCTGGTCAGGCTGAAATCAATGGTGGAAGGGCCTGTTGTGAAACGCCAAGCTGCAAAAACCCTCAGATGCATGCAGACTTTAGCTCGTGTGCAATCTCAGATCCGTTCCAGGAGGATCAGGATGTCAGAGGAGAATCAGGCTCTCCAGAAACAACTCCTACATAAACGAGCAAACGAGCTTGAGAGCTTACAG ATTGGGGAGGAATGGGATGACAGCCTTCAGTCAAAGGAACGAATTGAAGCAAATCTTCTTAGCAAGTATGAAGCTGctatgaggagagagagagcactaGCATATGCTTTCTCTCATCAG AAAGTTTGGAAGAATGGTTCAAGATCTGTAAACCCAATGTTTATGGATCCAACCAATCCCACCTGGGGTTGGAGCTGGTTGGAAAGATGGATGGCCGCCCGCCCATGGGAGAGTCGTAGCACCAAAGAGAAAGAACTATACTATGACCACTCATCAGTTAAGAGTGCTAGCCACAGCATTGTTGGTGGAGAGATCTGCAAATCTTTTGCCTGCTACCAGCTCAATTATGATAATCATTCCCCAACTGCCAGTCAAAAGACAGGCCACCATAGCTTCCAGTCCCCTTCAACCCCAAGGCCAGCTTCCTCGAAAGTAGCTAAAAAAGTGAAACCAGCAAGTCcaggtggaggtggaggatatGCTCCAGATGATGATTCTAAAAGCATGGTTAGTTTGCAGTCTGGCCAGTTCCGAAGGCATAGTATTGCTGGGTCATCAGTGAGGGACGATGAGAGTCTGGCAAGCTCTCTAGCAGTTCCGAGTTATATGGTACCCACCAAGTCCGCAAGAGCAAAAACCAGATTGCAAAGTCCCTTGGTGGCAGAGAAGAACGGGACACCAGAAAAGGGGTCTTTCGGGCCTGCAAAGAAACGGCTTTCATTTCCACCCTCACCGGCCAGGCCAAGGCGGCATTCTGGTCCACCAAAGATTGATGTCAGTCTCAATGTGGAAAACAACATGAGCAATGAAGTGGGCAGTTAA